A segment of the Terriglobales bacterium genome:
ATGCCCGACTTCAGCGGGATGGCGCAGATCGGCCAAGGCTTGCCCCGCAGCCCGGCGAACGCCGTCCGCGAGTTGGCGAAGGTGTTCACCCGGATGCCGAACCAGGCCACCCCGTAGCTCCCCCCGATGCCCACCAGGCTGAACAGCAGGATGATCGGCAGCGTGACCGCCAGCGGCTTGTCCGGCACCGGCGAGAGCACCCCGAAGTACAGCACGATCACCACCGCGATGAACGCCCACAGGATCAGGATGAACTTGCCCTGGGTCACCAGGTAGGTCTTACAGGTCTCGTAGATCAGCTCCGAGATCTCGCGCATCGAGCGGTGCACCGGCAGGTTCTTGAGCTGGTAATAGATCACCATGCCGAACCCCAGGCCGGCCACGCAGAACAGCAGGCCGATCATCAGCAGGCTGTGCCCGTTGATCGCGTCATTCAGGAAACTGACGGAGGTGAGGTCGGGCAGCTTCAGCGAAGCTTCGCCCCCACCCTCATGGGGCTGGGCCAATGCCATCGTCGTCTGGGTGAGCACGAAGACCGCCGCGGCCAGCAGCATCTTCAGGGAACGGCGCACGGTT
Coding sequences within it:
- a CDS encoding sodium/proton-translocating pyrophosphatase — protein: MHSLLATPWWQGLLEDLPAPASGTVRRSLKMLLAAAVFVLTQTTMALAQPHEGGGEASLKLPDLTSVSFLNDAINGHSLLMIGLLFCVAGLGFGMVIYYQLKNLPVHRSMREISELIYETCKTYLVTQGKFILILWAFIAVVIVLYFGVLSPVPDKPLAVTLPIILLFSLVGIGGSYGVAWFGIRVNTFANSRTAFAGLRGKPWPICAIPLKSGMSVGMMLISVELLIMLFILLFIPGDYAGPCFIGFAIGESLGAAALRIAGGIFTKIADIGSDLMKIVF